In one window of Pseudoliparis swirei isolate HS2019 ecotype Mariana Trench chromosome 15, NWPU_hadal_v1, whole genome shotgun sequence DNA:
- the LOC130205714 gene encoding girdin-like, which translates to MEDMHQQTTITGEMQLPEAFAQNCIIRDDKVNISEDAQKIQAWRSEPLEKDLCGAKASVRALTELMDKNKTTLDQTLKIGQEEKVGNIGTVVTEEELAEVIQAWRTKPLRKDLCRAKASVRALTEMDNNGIKMDNTLNIEEKFENIRINLINTAGSVYQEDHLIGEMQLPEAFAQNCIIHDQKVNISEDAQKIQAWRSETLEKDLCGAKASVTVLTELMENNKITFDKILNLERLEINRLTVENEKLRKTPALKNTSDQETLNIYHQKTEKLKKDLWKWKQRVTAVNDEKTSLQSELHTAQVNIKDLLETNASLKETVNRMPLDLKAPDNTQVVLEEENTALKTQLKEAKVKHRKYARTIAYMTEDSSVQLREVQAAAQDLEKERNNLRQDLHAAQVNIKEHLETIASLKETVNRMPLGLKATDNTQVVLEEKNTFLKTELHTAKDNIQDQLETIASFNSALTRVPLGRKAPANTQVVLEEENTFLKTELKEAKLQHRRYAKIITDMTQQSTDWILEVQDATKDLENERITLRRDLHAAQVNIKDLLATNASLDVAVNRVPLDQKAPDNTQVVLEEKNTFLKTELHTAQLKIKDLLETNTSLNVAVNWMALDVKAPDNTQVVLEQNNTFLKSELHTAQLKIKDQQDEANALAESLCRWKQRVTGVTQEKTSLQTALHTAQHKIKDQLALEKQKTSLQSELHTAQLKIKEQQHEANSLAESLCSWKQIVTGVTQENTSLERELHTAQHQLKAQLALEEQNTSLQSELHTAQHQLKAQLALEEQNTSLQSELHTAQHQLKAQLALEEQNTSLQSELHTAQLKIKEQLESLAALNEKVQQHPLNQEAAKDQETLKIYQQKTEKLKKDLWKWKQRVASLQGELHTAQVTIKDLMETNASLNVAVNRVPLDQKAPDNTQLVLEQENIALKTELKEAKVKYARTIAYMTEDSSVQLREVQAAAQDLEKERNNLRQDLHGAQVNNKELLETIAALSEMVKQHPLNLEAAESTNLVLEEEKDSLQEELKRAEVQNQIYERTISDMTEEHHVLILETQVATQDLESGRNSLQKDLQTAEANNNEQLEAIAALTQTMNQKLLELEGARLDLDQKTATIEEQNIMFEDIRREKEAEENNKLPLEQEDTSLLQATEILQQPEISNRPRGKKWYQKMNPFHKHQRKTKG; encoded by the coding sequence GCAGCTGCCGGAGGCTTTCGCGCAGAACTGCATAATCCGTGATGATAAGGTTAACatcagcgaggacgctcagaagatccaggcctggagatctGAGCCACTCGAGAAAGACCTTTGCGGGGCAAAGGCCTCGGTCAGGGCTCTGACCGAGTTGATGGATAAGAACAAGACCACGTTGGATCAAACCCTGAAGATCGGGCAGGAGGAAAAGGTTGGAAACATCGGGACGGTTGTTACCGAAGAAGAGTTGGCTGAGgtgatccaggcctggagaacaaAGCCACTCAGGAAAGACCTTTGCAGGGCAAAGGCCTCGGTCAGGGCTCTGACCGAGATGGATAACAACGGGATCAAGATGGATAACACCCTGAATATCGAGgaaaagtttgaaaacatcAGGATCAACTTGATAAATACGGCAGGTTCGGTTTATCAAGAAGACCACCTgattggagaaatgcagctgcCGGAGGCTTTCGCGCAGAACTGCATAATCCATGATCAGAAAGTTAACatcagcgaggacgctcagaagatccaggcctggagatctGAGACACTCGAGAAAGACCTTTGCGGGGCAAAGGCCTCGGTCACCGTTCTGACCGAGTTGATGGAGAACAACAAGATCACGTTTGATAAAATTCTGAACCTCGAGCGGTTAGAAATAAATCGGCTTActgttgaaaatgaaaaattGAGAAAAACACCAGCCCTGAAGAACACCAGCGACCAGGAGACTCTCAACATTTATCATCAGAAAACAGAAAAGCTGAAGAAAGACCTTTGGAAGTGGAAGCAGAGAGTTACGGCTGTGAATGATGAAAAGACTTCCCTtcaaagtgagctccacacagcccaggttaacatcaaagacctgctggagaccaacgcttctctcaaggagacagtgaaCCGGATGCCTCTCGATCTAAAGGCACCggacaacacccaggtggtgttggaggaggagaacactgcCCTCAAAACACAGCTGAAAGAAGCCAAGGTCAAACACCGTAAATATGCAAGGACCATTGCATATATGACCGAGGATTCTTCTGTTCAGCTCCGCGAGGTACAGGCTGCAGCCCaggacctggagaaggagaggaacaacCTCCGCCAAGATCTCCACGCGGCCCAGGTTAACATCAAAGAACACCTGGAGACCATTGCTTCtctcaaggagacagtgaaCCGGATGCCTCTCGGTCTAAAGGCAACggacaacacccaggtggtgttggaggagaagaacaccttcctcaaaactgagctccacacagccaaGGATAACATCCAAGATCAGCTGGAGACCATTGCTTCTTTCAATTCGGCTTTGACCCGGGTGCCTCTCGGTCGAAAGGCACCGGccaacacccaggtggtgttggaggaggagaacaccttCCTCAAAACTGAGTTGAAAGAAGCCAAGCTCCAGCACAGAAGATATGCCAAGATCATCACTGATATGACTCAGCAGTCTACTGATTGGATCCTGGAGGTACAGGATGCGACAAAGGACCTGGAGAATGAGAGGATAACCCTCCGAAGAGATCTCCACGCAGCCCAGGTTAACATCAAAGACCTGCTGGCGACCAACGCTTCTCTCGATGTGGCAGTTAACCGGGTGCCTCTCGATCAAAAGGCACCggacaacacccaggtggtgttggaggagaagaacaccttcctcaaaactgagctccacacagcccagctcaagatcaaagacctgctggagaccaacACTTCTCTCAATGTGGCAGTGAACTGGATGGCTCTCGATGTAAAGGCACCggacaacacccaggtggtgttggagcaGAATAACACCTTCCTCAaaagtgagctccacacggCCCAGCTCAAGATCAAAGACCAGCAGGATGAAGCCAACGCACTGGCTGAATCCCTTTGCAGGTGGAAGCAGAGAGTTACTGGTGTGACTCAAGAAAAGACTTCCCTCCAAACTGCGCTCCACACGGCCCAACACAAGATCAAAGACCAGCTGGCGTTGGAGAAGCAGAAGACttccctccaaagtgagctccacacggcccagctcaagatcaaagagcagcagcatgaagccaactCACTGGCTGAATCCCTTTGCAGTTGGAAGCAGATAGTTACTGGTGTGACTCAAGAAAATACTTCCCTGGAAAgagagctccacacagcccaacacCAGCTCAAAGCCCAGCTGGCATTGGAGGAGCAGAACACttccctccaaagtgagctccacacggCCCAACACCAGCTCAAAGCCCAGCTGGCGTTGGAGGAGCAGAACACttccctccaaagtgagctccacacggCCCAACACCAGCTCAAAGCCCAGCTGGCGTTGGAGGAGCAGAACACttccctccaaagtgagctccacacggCCCAGCTCAAGATCAAAGAGCAGCTGGAGTCCTTAGCTGCTCTGAATGAGAAGGTACAACAACATCCGCTCAATCAAGAGGCAGCCAAGGACCAGGAGACTCTCAAAATCTACCAGCAGAAAACAGAGAAGCTCAAGAAAGACCTATGGAAGTGGAAGCAGAGAGTTGCTTCCCTTCAAGGTGAGCTCCACACTGCCCAGGTTACCATCAAAGACCTGATGGAGACCAACGCTTCTCTCAATGTGGCAGTGAACCGAGTGCCTCTCGATCAAAAGGCACCGGACAACACCCAGCTGGTTTTGGAGCAGGAGAACATCGCCCTCAAAACAGAGCTGAAAGAAGCCAAGGTCAAATATGCAAGGACCATCGCATATATGACCGAGGATTCTTCTGTTCAGCTCCGTGAGGTACAGGCTGCGGCCCaggacctggagaaggagaggaacaacCTCCGCCAAGATCTCCACGGGGCCCAGGTCAACAACAAAGAGCTGCTGGAGACCATAGCAGCTCTTAGTGAGatggtgaaacaacatccgctcAACTTAGAGGCCGCAGAAAGCACCAatctggtgttggaggaggagaaggactccCTCCAAGAAGAGCTGAAAAGAGCCGAGGTCCAAAACCAGATATATGAAAGGACCATCTCTGATATGACTGAAGAACATCATGTGTTGATCCTTGAGACACAGGTAGCAACCCAGGACCTGGAGAGCGGCAGGAACTCCCTCCAAAAAGATCTCCAGACAGCCGAGGCCAACAACAACGAGCAGCTGGAGGCCATAGCAGCTCTGACTCAGACGATGAATCAGAAGCTACTGGAGCTAGAGGGAGCacgcctggacctggaccagaagACCGCTACCATCGAGGAACAGAACATCATGTTTGAAGATATCAGACGAGAGAAGGAGGCTGAGGAAAACAACAAGCTCCCGTTGGAGCAGGAGGATACCTCCCTTCTTCAGGCCACAGAGATCCTCCAGCAGCCCGAGATCTCCAACCGCCCGCGGGGGAAAAAATGGTACCAAAAGATGAACCCATTCCACAAACATCAACGAAAGACAAAAGGCTAG